In the genome of Paramisgurnus dabryanus chromosome 18, PD_genome_1.1, whole genome shotgun sequence, one region contains:
- the pgam2 gene encoding phosphoglycerate mutase 2, which produces MTAVHRLVIVRHGESSWNQENRFCGWFDADLSEKGLEEAKRGAQAIKDAGMKFDVCYTSVLKRAIKTLWLIMEGTDQMWLPVVRSWRLNERHYGGLTGLNKAETAAKHGEEQVKIWRRSFDIPPPPMDKDHAYHKIISESRRYRGLKEGELPTCESLKDTIARALPFWNDVIAPEIKAGKNVIIAAHGNSLRGIVKHLEGLTDAAIMELNLPTGIPIVYELDKDLKPTKPMQFLGDEETVRKAMEAVAAQGKVKK; this is translated from the exons ATGACTGCCGTTCATCGTCTAGTTATTGTACGCCATGGTGAGAGCTCGTGGAACCAGGAGAACCGTTTCTGTGGCTGGTTCGATGCCGACCTCAGCGAGAAGGGATTGGAGGAAGCAAAGCGCGGCGCACAGGCCATTAAAGATGCCGGAATGAAGTTTGATGTGTGCTACACCTCCGTCTTGAAGCGTGCTATCAAGACACTGTGGCTCATCATGGAGGGCACAGACCAGATGTGGTTGCCCGTAGTGCGTTCTTGGCGTCTGAATGAACGTCATTATGGGGGTCTGACTGGTCTGAATAAGGCAGAGACAGCAGCCAAGCACGGAGAGGAGCAAGTGAAGATCTGGCGCAGGTCTTTTGATATTCCTCCTCCTCCTATGGATAAAGATCATGCTTACCACAAGATTATCAGTGAG TCAAGACGTTACAGGGGTTTAAAAGAGGGTGAACTTCCCACTTGTGAGAGTTTGAAGGACACCATCGCTCGTGCTCTGCCTTTCTGGAATGATGTCATTGCACCTGAGATCAAGGCCGGCAAAAATGTCATCATTGCCGCCCATGGCAACAGTCTGCGTGGCATTGTCAAGCACTTAGAGG GCCTGACAGATGCAGCCATCATGGAGTTGAACCTTCCCACCGGCATTCCTATTGTTTACGAGCTGGACAAGGACCTGAAGCCCACAAAACCTATGCAGTTCCTGGGAGATGAAGAAACAGTGCGCAAAGCCATGGAGGCTGTGGCCGCCCAGGGCAAAGTCAAAAAATGA
- the nefla gene encoding neurofilament light polypeptide isoform X2 has protein sequence MSAVGFDPYFSSSYKRWYVESSPRVPQRGRSRTTFSAHTPSLSSTRLHYASPGRTSYLLSSPGRSTDLDLGHAVQVSAEFRAVRTQEKAQLQDLNDRFAGYIERVHELEQQNRALEAELLMLRQRQPSRSRALYDQEVRNLRAAVEDARMETQAALSQRERMEDALRSLQAAYEEEVEAREDTENKLMEARKEADDSALAQVELEKKVDLLLSELTFIKKVHEGEISELQAQIQYGAQIAVEAETIKPDLSSALRDIRAQYEKLAAKNIQSAEEWFRGKMGHLTETVAHRTDAMRNSKDEAGEYRRQLQACVLEIDACKGLNESLEKQLRDVEDKQSTEIAAMQNTIGDLEDELRATKGEMARYLKEYQDLLNVKMALDIEIAAYRKLLEGEESRFNVGMGGLVGSYASGPVYSRPMLSLSSMSSGAPYLLGSRLVSMSFSADEAITSSQAKQDEATPTQEEEEEKEEEEKEEEEVKEEEEEEKEEEEKEEKEEEEATKEEEEGGEQEEETEDGAEQEVKGEEEVEEKEEVKGEDEVEEVKGEDVVEEKEEVKGEDEEKAEDKKGEGKDEEKVEEKEGEGEQKEGEQKEVDKEEKGEKADEKGADKEDIKTETGKSEGKADTSAEKDKKDTETAKGKGDEAEKDKSEPKTEKAKDEVKPEPAKEKAEEKTKAVPEPESVKDKVKEEAEKPKPKDKVEPEKAKGKDEGKKAKSEKKESVKQEKGKEETEKPKGKK, from the exons ATGAGCGCTGTCGGGTTTGACCCCTACTTCTCCTCCTCTTACAAACGATGGTATGTGGAGAGCAGCCCTCGGGTACCCCAGCGTGGTCGATCCCGCACCACGTTCTCTGCCCACACCCCCTCTCTCTCTTCAACCCGACTCCACTATGCCTCACCCGGCCGGACCTCCTATCTGCTGAGCAGCCCCGGACGATCCACGGACCTGGACCTCGGCCATGCTGTTCAGGTAAGCGCAGAATTCCGTGCAGTCCGAACACAGGAAAAGGCCCAGCTGCAGGACCTCAATGACCGCTTCGCTGGTTACATTGAGCGAGTCCATGAACTGGAGCAGCAAAACCGTGCCTTGGAAGCTGAGCTGCTCATGTTGAGGCAGAGACAGCCTTCCCGTTCTAGGGCCCTGTACGATCAGGAAGTCCGAAATCTGAGAGCTGCCGTAGAGGATGCCCGTATGGAAACACAGGCCGCCCTGAGCCAGAGGGAGAGGATGGAAGATGCTCTCCGCAGCCTGCAGGCCGCCTATGAGGAAGAGGTGGAAGCCAGAGAGGACACTGAAAACAAGCTGATGGAAGCCCGGAAGGAGGCGGATGATAGCGCTTTGGCCCAGGTGGAGCTGGAGAAAAAAGTAGACTTGTTGCTCAGTGAGCTGACTTTCATAAAGAAGGTCCATGAGGGGGAGATCTCAGAGCTACAGGCCCAAATTCAGTATGGAGCACAGATTGCGGTTGAAGCTGAAACCATCAAACCCGATCTGTCAAGTGCCCTACGGGACATCAGAGCTCAGTATGAGAAGCTGGCAGCCAAGAACATCCAATCAGCCGAAGAATGGTTCCGGGGAAAGATGGGCCATTTGACAGAGACTGTAGCCCATCGCACCGATGCAATGAGGAACTCAAAGGATGAAGCAGGAGAGTATCGCCGTCAGCTGCAGGCATGTGTCCTTGAGATTGACGCCTGCAAGGGCCTGAATGAGTCTCTTGAAAAGCAACTCAGAGATGTGGAAGACAAGCAGAGCACAGAGATTGCTGCAATGCAG AATACCATTGGTGATCTTGAGGATGAACTTAGAGCAACTAAGGGTGAGATGGCAAGATATCTTAAAGAGTACCAGGATCTTCTTAATGTTAAGATGGCCCTTGATATTGAGATAGCTGCTTACAG GAAATTACTTGAGGGGGAGGAGTCTCGCTTTAATGTGGGCATGGGAGGTTTGGTTGGCTCATACGCCAGTGGTCCCGTCTACTCCCGGCCCATGCTCTCACTGTCCAGCATGAGCTCTGGTGCCCCCTACCTGCTTGGCTCTCGTCTGGTCAGCATGTCTTTCTCAGCTGATGAGGCCATTACATCCAGTCAAGCAAAACAAGATGAAGCCACCCCAACACAGGAAGAAGAAGAGGAAaaagaggaagaagagaaggAAGAGGAAGAAGtgaaggaagaagaagaagaagagaaagaagaagaggagaaagaggaaaaagaagaggaagaagcTACAAAAGAAGAAGAGGAAG GTGGTGAGCAAGAAGAAGAAACTGAAGATGGTGCAGAGCAAGAAGTAAAGGGAGAAGAGGAGGTTGAAGAAAAGGAGGAAGTTAAGGGGGAAGATGAAGTTGAAGAAGTTAAAGGAGAAGATGTG GTTGAAGAAAAGGAGGAAGTTAAAGGAGAAGATGAGGAGAAAGCCGAAGATAAAAAGGGAGAAGGGAAAGATGAAGAGAAAGTAGAGGAAAAAGAAGGAGAAGGGGAACAGAAGGAAGGCGAGCAGAAAGAAGTAGATAAGGAGGAGAAAGGGGAGAAAGCTGATGAGAAAGGTGCTGACAAAGAGGATATTAAGACTGAGACAGGAAAAAGTGAGGGAAAAGCTGACACAAGTGCTGAAAAGGACAAAAAGGACACTGAGACAGCTAAAGGCAAGGGAGATGAAGCAGAGAAAGACAAAAGTGAGCCAAAGACTGAAAAAGCCAAAGATGAGGTAAAACCCGAACCGGCCAAAGAGAAAGCAGAGGAAAAAACTAAAGCGGTGCCTGAACCAGAGTCAGTCAAAGATAAAGTCAAAGAGGAGGCAGAGAAACCCAAACCAAAGGATAAGGTTGAGCCAGAAAAAGCCAAGGGCAAAGATGAAGGCAAGAAGGCCAAGAGTGAGAAAAAGGAAAGTGTAAAGCAGGAGAAGGGAAAAGAGGAAACTGAGAAACCTAAAGGAAAGAAATAA
- the nefla gene encoding neurofilament light polypeptide isoform X1 translates to MSAVGFDPYFSSSYKRWYVESSPRVPQRGRSRTTFSAHTPSLSSTRLHYASPGRTSYLLSSPGRSTDLDLGHAVQVSAEFRAVRTQEKAQLQDLNDRFAGYIERVHELEQQNRALEAELLMLRQRQPSRSRALYDQEVRNLRAAVEDARMETQAALSQRERMEDALRSLQAAYEEEVEAREDTENKLMEARKEADDSALAQVELEKKVDLLLSELTFIKKVHEGEISELQAQIQYGAQIAVEAETIKPDLSSALRDIRAQYEKLAAKNIQSAEEWFRGKMGHLTETVAHRTDAMRNSKDEAGEYRRQLQACVLEIDACKGLNESLEKQLRDVEDKQSTEIAAMQNTIGDLEDELRATKGEMARYLKEYQDLLNVKMALDIEIAAYRKLLEGEESRFNVGMGGLVGSYASGPVYSRPMLSLSSMSSGAPYLLGSRLVSMSFSADEAITSSQAKQDEATPTQEEEEEKEEEEKEEEEVKEEEEEEKEEEEKEEKEEEEATKEEEEGGEQEEETEDGAEQEVKGEEEVEEKEEVKGEDEVEEVKGEDVVEEKDESKVEDEVEEKEEVKGEDEEKAEDKKGEGKDEEKVEEKEGEGEQKEGEQKEVDKEEKGEKADEKGADKEDIKTETGKSEGKADTSAEKDKKDTETAKGKGDEAEKDKSEPKTEKAKDEVKPEPAKEKAEEKTKAVPEPESVKDKVKEEAEKPKPKDKVEPEKAKGKDEGKKAKSEKKESVKQEKGKEETEKPKGKK, encoded by the exons ATGAGCGCTGTCGGGTTTGACCCCTACTTCTCCTCCTCTTACAAACGATGGTATGTGGAGAGCAGCCCTCGGGTACCCCAGCGTGGTCGATCCCGCACCACGTTCTCTGCCCACACCCCCTCTCTCTCTTCAACCCGACTCCACTATGCCTCACCCGGCCGGACCTCCTATCTGCTGAGCAGCCCCGGACGATCCACGGACCTGGACCTCGGCCATGCTGTTCAGGTAAGCGCAGAATTCCGTGCAGTCCGAACACAGGAAAAGGCCCAGCTGCAGGACCTCAATGACCGCTTCGCTGGTTACATTGAGCGAGTCCATGAACTGGAGCAGCAAAACCGTGCCTTGGAAGCTGAGCTGCTCATGTTGAGGCAGAGACAGCCTTCCCGTTCTAGGGCCCTGTACGATCAGGAAGTCCGAAATCTGAGAGCTGCCGTAGAGGATGCCCGTATGGAAACACAGGCCGCCCTGAGCCAGAGGGAGAGGATGGAAGATGCTCTCCGCAGCCTGCAGGCCGCCTATGAGGAAGAGGTGGAAGCCAGAGAGGACACTGAAAACAAGCTGATGGAAGCCCGGAAGGAGGCGGATGATAGCGCTTTGGCCCAGGTGGAGCTGGAGAAAAAAGTAGACTTGTTGCTCAGTGAGCTGACTTTCATAAAGAAGGTCCATGAGGGGGAGATCTCAGAGCTACAGGCCCAAATTCAGTATGGAGCACAGATTGCGGTTGAAGCTGAAACCATCAAACCCGATCTGTCAAGTGCCCTACGGGACATCAGAGCTCAGTATGAGAAGCTGGCAGCCAAGAACATCCAATCAGCCGAAGAATGGTTCCGGGGAAAGATGGGCCATTTGACAGAGACTGTAGCCCATCGCACCGATGCAATGAGGAACTCAAAGGATGAAGCAGGAGAGTATCGCCGTCAGCTGCAGGCATGTGTCCTTGAGATTGACGCCTGCAAGGGCCTGAATGAGTCTCTTGAAAAGCAACTCAGAGATGTGGAAGACAAGCAGAGCACAGAGATTGCTGCAATGCAG AATACCATTGGTGATCTTGAGGATGAACTTAGAGCAACTAAGGGTGAGATGGCAAGATATCTTAAAGAGTACCAGGATCTTCTTAATGTTAAGATGGCCCTTGATATTGAGATAGCTGCTTACAG GAAATTACTTGAGGGGGAGGAGTCTCGCTTTAATGTGGGCATGGGAGGTTTGGTTGGCTCATACGCCAGTGGTCCCGTCTACTCCCGGCCCATGCTCTCACTGTCCAGCATGAGCTCTGGTGCCCCCTACCTGCTTGGCTCTCGTCTGGTCAGCATGTCTTTCTCAGCTGATGAGGCCATTACATCCAGTCAAGCAAAACAAGATGAAGCCACCCCAACACAGGAAGAAGAAGAGGAAaaagaggaagaagagaaggAAGAGGAAGAAGtgaaggaagaagaagaagaagagaaagaagaagaggagaaagaggaaaaagaagaggaagaagcTACAAAAGAAGAAGAGGAAG GTGGTGAGCAAGAAGAAGAAACTGAAGATGGTGCAGAGCAAGAAGTAAAGGGAGAAGAGGAGGTTGAAGAAAAGGAGGAAGTTAAGGGGGAAGATGAAGTTGAAGAAGTTAAAGGAGAAGATGTGGTTGAAGAAAAGGATGAAAGTAAAGTAGAAGATGAGGTTGAAGAAAAGGAGGAAGTTAAAGGAGAAGATGAGGAGAAAGCCGAAGATAAAAAGGGAGAAGGGAAAGATGAAGAGAAAGTAGAGGAAAAAGAAGGAGAAGGGGAACAGAAGGAAGGCGAGCAGAAAGAAGTAGATAAGGAGGAGAAAGGGGAGAAAGCTGATGAGAAAGGTGCTGACAAAGAGGATATTAAGACTGAGACAGGAAAAAGTGAGGGAAAAGCTGACACAAGTGCTGAAAAGGACAAAAAGGACACTGAGACAGCTAAAGGCAAGGGAGATGAAGCAGAGAAAGACAAAAGTGAGCCAAAGACTGAAAAAGCCAAAGATGAGGTAAAACCCGAACCGGCCAAAGAGAAAGCAGAGGAAAAAACTAAAGCGGTGCCTGAACCAGAGTCAGTCAAAGATAAAGTCAAAGAGGAGGCAGAGAAACCCAAACCAAAGGATAAGGTTGAGCCAGAAAAAGCCAAGGGCAAAGATGAAGGCAAGAAGGCCAAGAGTGAGAAAAAGGAAAGTGTAAAGCAGGAGAAGGGAAAAGAGGAAACTGAGAAACCTAAAGGAAAGAAATAA